One window from the genome of Metabacillus flavus encodes:
- a CDS encoding glucosaminidase domain-containing protein: MLKDTRPYPLLLVMILLLSFIIPNPPAKAESMSIMGSSMLTSKQMGDYVLLNNPTPKLTTVTIYQLAELYLETGRKEGVRGDIAFAQAIHETGFFNYGGDVVPQQNNYAGIGTTGGGVKGAYFSTPEEGVRAHIQHLKAYASTEPLNTELADPRFKLVKRGIAPLWSDLNGRWAVPGRDYGEKVLEIHFNMAKITLAIPKVYLPANHKLPVAKLVIKSEVPMLSPDGSVLKMLNTDENIRVYGVLGNSYDVGGGYLIEANSSKMSAYIGRILIKDSKTVIYSPDGSVFRPVRTGEALRVYDYDENAYQVGGGYYVSAADKPIYHLGRVQFSADTVMISPEGTPFSLLKKNTESRVYGINGNQLDLGGGYTVTYDAKQMKYVN, from the coding sequence ATGCTAAAAGACACCCGTCCATATCCCTTGCTGCTGGTAATGATCTTACTGTTAAGCTTTATCATCCCTAACCCTCCTGCCAAAGCGGAATCTATGTCCATAATGGGATCCTCCATGCTGACCTCAAAGCAAATGGGCGATTATGTCCTTCTAAACAATCCAACTCCCAAACTAACAACTGTCACAATCTATCAGCTTGCTGAACTTTATCTGGAAACGGGCAGAAAAGAAGGCGTCCGGGGAGACATCGCCTTTGCTCAGGCCATCCATGAGACCGGATTTTTTAATTACGGCGGCGATGTGGTTCCGCAGCAAAATAACTATGCTGGAATCGGCACAACCGGAGGCGGAGTAAAAGGTGCATATTTTAGTACACCGGAAGAAGGAGTTCGAGCGCATATTCAGCATTTGAAAGCTTATGCGAGCACCGAACCGCTGAATACAGAGCTTGCTGATCCCCGTTTCAAACTGGTTAAACGCGGCATCGCCCCTTTATGGTCTGACTTGAATGGAAGATGGGCAGTACCAGGCAGAGACTATGGCGAAAAAGTATTGGAAATTCACTTCAATATGGCAAAAATTACGCTTGCGATTCCGAAAGTATATCTTCCAGCCAACCACAAACTGCCGGTTGCAAAGCTTGTGATCAAATCAGAGGTACCGATGCTTTCACCTGACGGATCTGTCTTGAAAATGCTGAATACAGATGAAAACATCCGTGTTTACGGTGTTTTAGGCAACAGCTATGATGTTGGCGGCGGGTATTTAATTGAAGCCAATAGCAGCAAGATGAGTGCGTACATAGGCAGAATATTGATTAAGGACTCAAAAACAGTTATTTACAGTCCGGACGGATCTGTTTTCAGACCGGTCCGCACCGGAGAAGCTCTTCGGGTTTATGATTATGATGAAAATGCTTATCAGGTAGGCGGAGGATATTATGTTTCCGCAGCGGACAAGCCCATTTACCACCTTGGCCGCGTCCAGTTTTCAGCTGATACGGTTATGATTAGTCCAGAAGGGACCCCTTTCAGCCTATTAAAAAAGAATACCGAATCACGGGTTTATGGAATTAATGGAAACCAGCTTGATTTGGGCGGCGGCTATACCGTCACCTATGATGCAAAACAAATGAAATATGTAAATTAA
- a CDS encoding ABC transporter ATP-binding protein encodes MIRFERATKVYPDGTKAVHTMDLEIKKGEFFVFIGPSGCGKTTTMKMINRLIDPSDGSVFIQEKNVQDYEIHELRWNIGYVLQQIALFPHMTIEENIAVVPELKKWKSNQIRKRVDELLEMVGLDPDTYRGRKPSELSGGQQQRIGVVRAFAADPDIILMDEPFSALDPISREKLQNDIADLQKRIKKTIVFVTHDIQEALALGDRVAIMKDGELIQVDTPNGLIQNPANDFVKEFIGSRAVPERRVRQAKIGELSHAFKTVPAEFPDPPINHDASVQEAIERLRGKPALAVEKDGAIMGVITSEGMMEYLAEQLGMEGVK; translated from the coding sequence ATGATTCGTTTTGAAAGGGCGACAAAGGTTTATCCAGATGGCACAAAGGCAGTACATACGATGGATTTGGAAATAAAAAAGGGAGAATTCTTTGTTTTTATCGGTCCAAGCGGATGCGGTAAGACCACCACGATGAAAATGATTAACCGGCTGATTGATCCTTCAGACGGGAGTGTTTTCATTCAGGAGAAAAACGTTCAGGATTATGAAATTCATGAGCTGAGATGGAATATAGGCTATGTATTGCAGCAGATTGCCTTGTTTCCTCATATGACAATTGAAGAGAATATAGCAGTTGTACCTGAGCTGAAAAAGTGGAAATCAAATCAAATCAGAAAGCGGGTTGATGAACTTCTTGAAATGGTTGGGCTTGATCCTGACACATATAGAGGCCGGAAACCAAGCGAGCTATCGGGAGGACAGCAGCAAAGGATCGGAGTCGTCCGCGCCTTTGCGGCAGATCCTGATATTATTTTGATGGACGAACCTTTTAGCGCCTTGGATCCAATTAGCAGAGAAAAGCTTCAAAACGATATAGCAGATCTTCAAAAAAGAATCAAAAAAACAATCGTTTTTGTAACCCATGATATCCAGGAGGCTTTGGCACTTGGGGATCGCGTCGCTATTATGAAAGATGGTGAGCTGATTCAGGTCGATACACCAAATGGCCTTATTCAAAATCCGGCAAACGATTTTGTAAAAGAATTTATCGGTTCAAGAGCCGTTCCTGAGCGCAGGGTCCGTCAGGCGAAAATCGGCGAGCTTTCACATGCATTTAAAACGGTCCCTGCTGAGTTTCCTGACCCGCCGATTAACCATGATGCTTCTGTGCAAGAAGCAATTGAACGGTTAAGAGGCAAACCTGCTCTCGCCGTCGAAAAAGATGGGGCCATTATGGGCGTTATCACTTCAGAGGGTATGATGGAATACCTGGCTGAACAGCTCGGAATGGAGGGAGTAAAATGA
- a CDS encoding glycosyl hydrolase family 18 protein, with protein sequence MKRMTLFLLGFTMLLSGCMGNTGNANDGETKNKMMRSANQVNEKPRVDQISNKTKDTNPSDTEFKKRKIETIGFLEPVDPNAASKEIRNTGNLLSYTAFFSYRVKEDGSLIPLDDQKPLSSVKDTATVPMLVLTNFMDGNFSPDIAHKIFTDKKASEKLMTSLLDTMKAKGYKALNIDFEHIREKDRALFNGFLETIIPRVQKEGYLVSTALAPKTSNDQAGPWHGAHDYKRHGELADFVILMTYEWGWSGGPPMAVSPIEQVKKVVDYALTEIPREKIVMGAPLYGYDWVLPYKKGNSFAKRIAPQEAADLAVAKGSEIQFDNKSQSPFFYYKGDDGKKHVVWFENEQSARAKFKLVQDYKLRGVAYWVLGEPFPENWELLNELFKIKHPK encoded by the coding sequence ATGAAGAGGATGACCCTTTTCCTTCTAGGATTCACCATGCTCCTCTCCGGATGCATGGGCAATACCGGAAACGCTAATGACGGCGAAACGAAAAACAAAATGATGCGCTCAGCAAATCAGGTAAATGAAAAACCGCGCGTTGACCAAATCAGCAACAAAACGAAGGATACCAATCCTTCTGACACAGAATTTAAAAAACGGAAAATTGAAACCATTGGATTCCTTGAGCCAGTGGATCCAAATGCAGCCTCAAAAGAAATACGCAATACAGGAAATCTCCTTTCCTATACCGCCTTTTTCAGCTACAGGGTGAAAGAAGACGGCAGCCTGATCCCGCTGGATGATCAGAAGCCGCTCTCATCCGTTAAAGACACTGCCACAGTTCCAATGCTCGTCCTTACAAACTTTATGGATGGAAATTTTTCACCGGATATCGCCCATAAAATTTTTACAGACAAAAAAGCCTCTGAAAAATTAATGACGAGCCTGCTTGATACGATGAAGGCTAAAGGCTACAAAGCATTGAATATTGATTTTGAACATATCCGTGAAAAGGATCGTGCCCTATTTAACGGATTCCTGGAAACCATCATTCCGCGTGTTCAAAAGGAAGGCTACCTTGTATCAACAGCACTTGCTCCCAAGACGAGCAATGACCAGGCTGGCCCATGGCATGGTGCTCATGATTACAAACGCCATGGGGAGCTCGCAGATTTTGTGATATTGATGACTTATGAATGGGGATGGTCAGGCGGACCTCCGATGGCTGTATCTCCGATTGAACAAGTAAAGAAGGTCGTTGATTATGCCCTGACAGAAATTCCAAGAGAAAAGATTGTCATGGGTGCTCCGCTTTATGGCTATGACTGGGTCCTTCCGTACAAGAAAGGAAATTCCTTTGCTAAACGAATTGCCCCTCAGGAAGCTGCAGATCTTGCCGTAGCAAAAGGATCTGAAATTCAGTTTGACAATAAAAGTCAATCTCCTTTCTTTTACTACAAAGGAGACGATGGGAAAAAGCATGTGGTCTGGTTTGAAAATGAACAAAGTGCCAGAGCTAAATTTAAGCTTGTTCAGGACTATAAACTTCGCGGCGTTGCTTATTGGGTTCTTGGAGAGCCATTCCCTGAAAACTGGGAGCTTTTAAATGAACTATTTAAAATCAAACATCCTAAATGA
- the thiS gene encoding sulfur carrier protein ThiS, translating into MKVKINGSWTEIPDSIRSVAQLAKHLNIDGKPIVIEKNAQILEKEAHQDEAVAHEDHFEIVTFVGGG; encoded by the coding sequence ATGAAGGTGAAAATTAATGGGAGCTGGACGGAAATTCCGGATTCGATCCGTTCGGTTGCCCAACTGGCCAAGCATTTGAATATTGATGGAAAACCAATCGTAATCGAAAAAAATGCACAAATCCTGGAAAAGGAAGCCCATCAGGATGAAGCTGTTGCACACGAAGATCATTTTGAGATCGTTACATTTGTAGGAGGCGGATAA
- a CDS encoding Mur ligase family protein, protein MKPLSVKYITKIIDGNIIQGSNDLMIENCAYRLKQVKRKNTLFFSKKIGLNWEKMEQYFPLVIVIEESIEINNKKTNILGLTIIQVKDLQKALWNFIKHYRGLFNIPIIAITGTSGKTTTKEMIKHILEEDKKVAATSRSNNSRTAHLEYLLNIDDETDAAVFETAVGAPGDILNASEYFAPTIGVITNIGSHHLNFCKTEEEYINAKGEMVRAVGENGVLIINADDLNCKKINLENFKGKIVTIGIHSNAHFKASHLKYKDNGMDFILNYKGHYYPIFVPGFGEHQVFNALAAVAAVKNIGGSIPKSIARIRTFKPLNKHLQFFNGKNGSKIIDDTWSSNTTSLEAALKVLSAVGKDKKKVAILSSFTDLGSWNYIIHERAGEFIAKTDIDVLITLGPISKWMANRALDHGFNGLHYSFGNSDQVVNFLEKTINEKTLILVKGDMYAKVPKEIVSKLIEREPFN, encoded by the coding sequence TTGAAACCACTTTCGGTTAAATATATTACGAAAATAATAGATGGAAATATAATACAAGGTTCTAATGACTTAATGATTGAGAATTGTGCTTACCGCCTGAAGCAAGTGAAAAGAAAAAACACCTTATTCTTTTCAAAAAAAATCGGTCTAAATTGGGAAAAAATGGAACAATACTTTCCTTTAGTAATTGTAATTGAAGAGTCTATAGAAATCAATAATAAAAAAACAAATATCTTAGGTTTAACAATCATTCAAGTAAAAGATTTACAAAAGGCTTTATGGAATTTCATTAAACATTATAGGGGATTATTTAATATTCCTATTATAGCGATTACAGGAACAAGTGGAAAAACAACCACCAAGGAAATGATAAAACATATATTAGAAGAGGATAAAAAGGTTGCGGCAACGAGCAGAAGTAATAATTCGCGTACCGCTCATCTTGAATACCTCCTCAACATTGATGATGAGACTGATGCCGCTGTTTTTGAGACTGCGGTTGGGGCACCAGGAGACATTTTGAATGCAAGTGAATATTTCGCTCCAACTATTGGTGTTATTACAAATATAGGTTCTCACCATTTGAACTTTTGCAAAACGGAAGAAGAGTATATTAATGCAAAAGGAGAAATGGTAAGAGCTGTTGGTGAAAATGGAGTATTGATCATTAATGCTGATGATTTGAATTGTAAAAAAATAAATTTAGAAAATTTTAAAGGGAAAATAGTAACAATAGGTATTCATTCAAATGCACACTTCAAAGCTTCCCATCTCAAATATAAGGATAATGGCATGGATTTTATATTAAATTATAAAGGTCACTATTACCCTATATTTGTTCCTGGTTTTGGCGAACATCAAGTATTTAATGCCTTAGCTGCAGTAGCTGCAGTAAAAAATATAGGGGGAAGTATCCCTAAGTCCATAGCTAGAATACGAACGTTTAAACCATTAAATAAACATCTTCAATTTTTTAATGGAAAGAACGGCTCGAAGATAATAGACGATACCTGGAGTTCAAATACCACGTCATTAGAAGCTGCATTAAAAGTTTTAAGTGCTGTAGGAAAAGATAAGAAAAAAGTAGCGATCTTGAGCAGCTTTACGGATTTAGGCAGTTGGAACTATATCATACATGAGCGAGCCGGAGAATTTATTGCTAAGACAGATATCGATGTTCTAATTACCCTCGGACCCATCTCAAAGTGGATGGCAAATCGCGCATTAGATCACGGATTTAATGGATTGCATTATTCTTTTGGGAATAGTGACCAAGTCGTTAATTTTCTAGAAAAGACGATTAATGAGAAAACTCTTATACTTGTTAAGGGTGATATGTATGCAAAAGTACCAAAAGAAATTGTTTCAAAGCTGATAGAAAGGGAGCCTTTTAATTAA
- a CDS encoding thiamine phosphate synthase yields MEFHVVTNGKLGFDEIIRFMKIAGSKIDYLHIREKEKTAMDIYEGVRSLIASGIPAEKLIMNDRADIAWAVGLTRVQLGYKSLSPSAVKSAVPDIHAGQSIHSLEEAMIAEKSGADSVLFGHLFETGSKKGLLPKGIESAKRLACRLSIDVLVIGGIKPMHIQTLSEGKIAGFAVMSGIWESSSPISAVEEYRNAITACKEARL; encoded by the coding sequence ATGGAATTTCACGTCGTTACAAATGGAAAGCTTGGATTCGATGAGATCATCCGATTTATGAAAATCGCAGGTTCAAAGATTGATTATCTCCACATAAGGGAGAAAGAAAAAACAGCTATGGATATTTATGAAGGTGTCCGATCTCTCATAGCGTCAGGCATTCCCGCGGAGAAATTGATTATGAATGACCGGGCAGATATTGCTTGGGCAGTCGGATTGACAAGGGTGCAGCTGGGATATAAAAGTCTTTCGCCTTCCGCGGTCAAATCGGCAGTTCCGGACATTCATGCCGGTCAATCGATTCATTCGCTCGAAGAAGCTATGATTGCTGAAAAGTCAGGAGCAGATTCAGTCCTTTTCGGACACCTCTTTGAAACCGGAAGCAAAAAAGGCCTGCTGCCGAAGGGAATTGAATCAGCAAAGAGACTGGCATGCAGGCTTTCCATTGATGTCCTCGTAATTGGAGGGATCAAACCTATGCATATTCAAACTTTGTCAGAAGGAAAGATTGCTGGATTCGCAGTCATGTCCGGAATTTGGGAGAGCAGCAGCCCGATCAGTGCAGTAGAAGAATATAGGAATGCAATTACGGCATGCAAGGAGGCGCGATTATGA
- a CDS encoding thiazole synthase has protein sequence MLKIGPLSFQSRLLLGTGKYPNFDVQKKAIEESETEILTFAVRRMDIFESSQPNLLEKLDLNRYSLLPNTAGAKTAGEAVRIAKLAKASGLCTMIKVEVIGDFQTLLPDPFETLKACEILLKEGFIVLPYISDDVILAKRLQEMGVHAVMPGASPIGSGMGIVNPLNLSLIIEQASVPVIVDAGIGSPADAALAMEMGADGVLLNTAVSAAKDPVRMAAAMKLAIQAGHLGREAGRIPKKRYAAASSPSEGMSVIE, from the coding sequence ATGCTGAAAATAGGACCCCTTTCATTTCAATCAAGACTGCTGCTTGGAACTGGAAAATATCCCAATTTTGATGTTCAAAAAAAGGCGATTGAAGAATCAGAAACAGAAATATTAACATTTGCGGTTAGAAGAATGGATATATTTGAAAGCTCCCAGCCTAACCTGCTGGAGAAGCTGGATTTGAACCGTTATTCTCTGCTTCCCAACACTGCTGGCGCTAAAACCGCGGGAGAAGCGGTGAGGATTGCGAAGCTCGCTAAAGCTTCCGGCCTTTGTACGATGATTAAGGTGGAAGTCATCGGAGACTTTCAGACGCTTCTTCCGGATCCTTTTGAAACGCTTAAAGCATGCGAAATCCTTTTGAAGGAAGGATTTATCGTCCTCCCTTACATATCGGATGATGTCATATTGGCAAAACGCCTTCAAGAAATGGGCGTTCATGCTGTTATGCCGGGTGCGTCACCAATTGGATCAGGAATGGGAATTGTCAATCCGCTCAATTTAAGTCTTATTATCGAGCAGGCTTCTGTTCCGGTTATCGTTGATGCAGGAATCGGGAGTCCGGCAGATGCAGCCCTTGCCATGGAAATGGGGGCGGATGGAGTTCTTCTTAATACAGCCGTGTCGGCTGCGAAGGATCCTGTTAGAATGGCCGCTGCCATGAAGCTTGCCATTCAGGCGGGTCATCTTGGACGGGAAGCGGGCAGAATTCCGAAGAAACGGTATGCAGCTGCAAGCAGTCCAAGTGAAGGAATGAGTGTCATTGAGTGA
- a CDS encoding CHY zinc finger protein, which translates to MKNHSVNVIGSLVDNETRCTHYHSPLDIIAIKFWCCKEYYPCHLCHAEHADHKAQVWPAGMFDEKAVLCGKCGNELTINDYLECSSVCPECKGCFNPGCSAHAGLYFQIL; encoded by the coding sequence ATGAAGAATCATTCGGTAAATGTAATCGGTTCTCTAGTAGATAATGAAACACGCTGTACACATTACCATAGTCCGCTTGATATCATTGCGATCAAATTCTGGTGCTGCAAGGAGTATTATCCTTGTCACCTATGCCACGCGGAACATGCAGATCATAAGGCACAGGTCTGGCCAGCCGGAATGTTTGATGAGAAAGCCGTATTATGCGGAAAGTGCGGAAATGAACTGACGATCAATGACTATTTGGAATGCAGTTCTGTTTGTCCGGAATGCAAAGGATGCTTTAATCCGGGGTGCAGCGCTCATGCCGGTTTGTATTTCCAGATTCTTTGA
- the gnd gene encoding phosphogluconate dehydrogenase (NAD(+)-dependent, decarboxylating), which translates to MQIGLIGLGKMGYNLALNMKDHGYDVIANDVSAEALQAIRGEGIETADSIQMLAEKLPSPKIIWMMVPAGEITEHVIQQVSAHMSEGDILIDGGNSNYKETIRRGQELKEKGIYFVDCGTSGGTEGARNGICTMIGAEPEAFAAVEKLFRDLSVENGYLHAGKPGSGHFLKMVHNGVEYGMMQSIAEGFEILDKSDFDYDYKEVSRVWNNGSVIRSWLMELMENAFSKDPELAGIRGVMNSSGEGKWTVEAALDFQASAPVIAMSLFMRYRSQENDTFHGKVVSALRNEFGGHAVVKSEE; encoded by the coding sequence ATGCAAATTGGATTAATCGGACTTGGAAAAATGGGCTATAATCTGGCTCTTAATATGAAAGATCATGGCTACGATGTCATTGCGAATGACGTAAGTGCAGAGGCACTTCAAGCCATACGGGGAGAAGGAATCGAGACGGCTGACAGCATTCAAATGCTTGCAGAAAAACTTCCTTCACCGAAAATTATCTGGATGATGGTTCCTGCAGGAGAGATAACAGAACATGTCATTCAGCAGGTATCCGCTCATATGAGTGAAGGAGATATCCTGATTGATGGCGGAAACTCCAATTACAAAGAAACAATCAGAAGGGGCCAGGAGCTCAAAGAAAAAGGAATATACTTCGTGGACTGCGGAACAAGCGGCGGAACAGAAGGCGCAAGAAACGGGATTTGCACAATGATCGGAGCTGAGCCTGAGGCATTCGCGGCGGTGGAGAAGCTGTTCCGTGATCTTTCAGTTGAAAACGGATATCTTCATGCAGGGAAGCCCGGAAGCGGCCATTTCCTTAAAATGGTTCACAATGGTGTGGAATATGGAATGATGCAATCCATTGCTGAAGGATTTGAAATTCTGGACAAAAGTGATTTTGATTATGATTACAAAGAGGTTTCACGAGTATGGAACAATGGATCGGTTATCCGCTCATGGCTCATGGAACTAATGGAAAATGCATTCTCTAAAGACCCGGAACTTGCAGGAATCCGCGGTGTCATGAACTCTTCGGGTGAAGGGAAATGGACAGTGGAAGCTGCGCTTGATTTCCAAGCTTCAGCTCCTGTTATTGCTATGTCATTGTTCATGAGATATCGTTCCCAGGAAAATGATACCTTCCACGGCAAGGTCGTTTCTGCGCTTCGAAATGAATTCGGCGGACACGCTGTAGTGAAAAGCGAAGAGTAA
- the thiO gene encoding glycine oxidase ThiO, whose protein sequence is MMKEYDICIIGGGVIGCSIAYELSKKGYKAAIFEKGKAGQESSSAAAGLLGVQAEWDEYDPLFDLARESREMFPELAEELRDVSGIDIGYEEKGIYKIAETDEELAQLEKTAAWQTRTGEPVQLMTKDEMKEKEPLLSNSVLGGAYYPKDGHVIAPALAKAYEHSALLNGAKIFEHAAVDEVLLDSGKASGVRANGQIFQCGKVIIAAGAWSTPFLKPFSPSSETYPVKGEMISVLSKEKLISKPLYKNGFYIVPKRGGRYLVGATVKERDFTKDVSLSGMMHLMDTAKRILPAIAQAGFEKAWSGLRPQSAKGAPYIEEHDELKGLYACTGHYRNGILLSPASGKAMADLVAKESAPIGR, encoded by the coding sequence ATTATGAAGGAATATGACATCTGTATAATTGGAGGCGGCGTAATTGGCTGTTCTATAGCATACGAGCTTTCCAAAAAAGGATACAAGGCAGCTATTTTTGAAAAAGGAAAAGCCGGCCAGGAAAGCTCAAGTGCTGCAGCGGGTCTTCTAGGTGTACAGGCAGAATGGGATGAATATGATCCGCTGTTTGACCTAGCGAGGGAAAGCAGAGAGATGTTCCCCGAACTTGCAGAAGAATTAAGAGATGTCTCAGGAATTGACATTGGCTATGAGGAGAAAGGAATTTATAAAATAGCCGAAACAGACGAAGAGCTTGCTCAGCTTGAAAAAACAGCGGCATGGCAGACAAGAACAGGAGAGCCTGTGCAGCTTATGACAAAGGATGAGATGAAAGAAAAAGAGCCGCTGCTATCAAATTCTGTTCTAGGAGGAGCCTATTACCCTAAGGATGGGCACGTCATCGCACCAGCATTAGCGAAGGCGTATGAGCACTCTGCTCTTCTTAATGGAGCAAAGATATTTGAACATGCCGCTGTTGATGAGGTATTGCTGGATAGCGGAAAAGCATCAGGAGTGAGAGCGAACGGCCAGATCTTCCAGTGTGGCAAGGTAATTATTGCAGCGGGGGCATGGAGCACTCCATTTTTAAAGCCTTTTAGTCCTTCAAGTGAAACGTATCCGGTAAAAGGAGAAATGATCAGTGTGCTGAGTAAAGAAAAACTGATCAGCAAGCCTTTATATAAAAATGGTTTTTATATCGTTCCTAAAAGAGGCGGCAGATACTTGGTCGGGGCTACAGTGAAGGAACGGGATTTTACTAAGGATGTTTCGCTTTCAGGGATGATGCATTTGATGGATACAGCAAAGCGGATTTTACCGGCGATTGCGCAAGCCGGCTTTGAAAAAGCATGGAGCGGGCTTCGGCCTCAAAGTGCCAAAGGGGCCCCTTACATCGAAGAACATGATGAACTGAAAGGACTTTATGCTTGTACCGGCCATTACCGCAATGGGATCCTGTTAAGCCCTGCTTCCGGAAAGGCCATGGCGGACTTAGTCGCAAAAGAATCAGCACCCATCGGGAGGTAA
- a CDS encoding sulfite exporter TauE/SafE family protein, whose product MNKLIIFIFVGLLAQFIDGALGMAYGVTSTTLLLTFGIAPAVASASVHIAEVATTAASGASHIKFGNVDKKTVLKLIIPGSIGAFAGACFLSSLPGDLVKPYVSIFLLALGIYVTIRFLFLVRQQQKVEDKLEISAKKAVPLGLIAGFFDATGGGGWGPIATPVLLSQKGTSARKVVGTVDTSEFAIALSASIGFIISLGWEQVNWLWAGALMIGGVIAAPLAAWLVRKIPAHLLGVLVGGFIVLTNARTLLQMWVPNQSLHPVIYGVILLLWAGTIAFSVLKYREISRKEEAGEYQL is encoded by the coding sequence TTGAATAAGCTCATTATTTTTATTTTCGTAGGACTGCTTGCGCAATTTATCGATGGTGCCCTTGGAATGGCATACGGGGTTACTTCAACAACCCTGCTTCTTACCTTCGGCATAGCCCCTGCTGTTGCATCTGCCTCAGTGCATATTGCAGAAGTGGCAACAACTGCCGCATCTGGAGCTTCCCATATTAAATTTGGAAATGTAGATAAAAAGACGGTACTGAAACTGATTATTCCAGGGTCAATCGGAGCGTTTGCGGGAGCCTGTTTTTTGAGCAGCCTTCCAGGGGATCTGGTAAAACCTTATGTATCCATTTTCCTTCTCGCTCTCGGGATTTACGTCACCATCCGCTTTCTATTCCTGGTCAGGCAGCAGCAGAAGGTAGAAGATAAACTTGAGATATCTGCTAAAAAAGCTGTTCCGCTTGGACTGATTGCAGGATTCTTTGATGCAACAGGCGGCGGAGGCTGGGGGCCGATTGCGACACCAGTGCTGCTTTCTCAGAAAGGCACTTCGGCCAGAAAGGTAGTCGGAACAGTTGACACAAGCGAGTTTGCAATTGCTTTATCCGCTTCCATTGGATTTATTATTTCGCTTGGATGGGAACAGGTAAATTGGCTATGGGCAGGGGCCTTAATGATTGGAGGAGTCATCGCAGCGCCGCTTGCTGCCTGGCTTGTACGAAAAATACCTGCTCATTTACTTGGAGTTCTTGTCGGCGGTTTTATCGTCTTAACTAATGCAAGAACGCTATTGCAGATGTGGGTGCCAAATCAAAGTCTTCATCCAGTCATTTACGGTGTTATTCTTCTCTTATGGGCCGGAACGATTGCGTTCTCGGTTTTAAAGTATCGTGAAATATCACGGAAAGAGGAAGCGGGAGAATATCAGCTATAG
- a CDS encoding ThiF family adenylyltransferase, whose product MSDRYSRQTLFFPNGENGQAEISSKTVLLIGCGALGSGIAETLVRAGTGKLILVDRDYVDESNLQRQQLFTEQDVEEQLPKAEAAKRRLQQINHLPEIEACVMHASPASVARIITGVDLIMDGTDNFETRWMINDLSHRYGIPWIYGACVGSYGLSCTFIPGTGPCLACLMGSMPMGGETCDTAGIIAPAVSMTVSHQTAQALKILSGNIHAVRTELYSFDVWNNSYSALKVENMKKMNCKTCGSDPVYPYLKDENTARTAVLCGRNTVQIRPPEEVEIRFDHIAERLAGKVENLSFNPFLLSFTKGPFRLVAFKDGRVLIHGTKKTDEARSLYNRYFG is encoded by the coding sequence TTGAGTGACCGGTATTCAAGGCAGACACTTTTCTTCCCGAATGGGGAAAATGGACAGGCAGAAATCTCCTCAAAAACCGTTTTGTTAATTGGATGCGGTGCACTGGGAAGCGGAATAGCTGAAACTCTTGTCCGGGCAGGAACAGGCAAACTGATTCTTGTGGACCGGGATTATGTAGATGAGAGCAATCTGCAGCGGCAGCAGCTTTTTACAGAGCAGGATGTGGAAGAGCAGCTGCCGAAAGCGGAAGCTGCTAAAAGAAGACTGCAGCAAATCAATCATCTGCCAGAAATAGAAGCCTGCGTCATGCATGCAAGTCCTGCTTCCGTTGCTAGAATAATAACCGGTGTGGATTTAATCATGGATGGTACAGATAATTTCGAAACACGATGGATGATCAATGATCTGTCCCATCGTTACGGCATTCCGTGGATATACGGGGCGTGTGTTGGAAGCTACGGTTTATCCTGCACCTTTATTCCGGGAACCGGACCTTGCTTAGCGTGTCTGATGGGCAGTATGCCAATGGGAGGCGAAACGTGTGATACGGCAGGGATTATAGCTCCTGCTGTCAGTATGACCGTTTCTCATCAAACCGCTCAGGCATTAAAAATTCTGTCAGGAAACATCCACGCAGTCAGGACAGAGCTTTATTCATTTGACGTATGGAATAACAGTTATTCAGCATTAAAAGTGGAAAACATGAAGAAAATGAACTGTAAAACGTGCGGTTCTGATCCTGTTTATCCATATTTGAAGGATGAAAACACCGCGAGGACGGCCGTTCTTTGCGGAAGAAATACCGTCCAAATCAGGCCTCCCGAAGAGGTGGAAATCCGCTTTGATCATATCGCGGAGAGGCTTGCAGGAAAAGTGGAAAACCTCTCTTTCAATCCATTCCTGCTTTCCTTTACAAAAGGGCCATTCCGTCTGGTCGCTTTTAAGGATGGCAGAGTGCTGATTCACGGTACAAAAAAGACCGATGAAGCAAGATCATTATATAACCGCTACTTTGGTTAA